A genomic stretch from Festucalex cinctus isolate MCC-2025b chromosome 13, RoL_Fcin_1.0, whole genome shotgun sequence includes:
- the LOC144033647 gene encoding uncharacterized protein LOC144033647 — MKRNGTTTMSAVCPCGKVCKNPRGLKIHQTKMGCLTRTQVVQRTGLVPGETQEEPGRESTHSAQTLYAPQALPRFRHSEHRRVLWPAANKGREWHQFDEDLDQILDATARGGADQKLLSMSAMIISIGAERFGVKEQRATRLQGEPNRREVKISQLRQELRLLGRQFKVAREEDKAGLAELRSMVRKRLTTLRRAEWHRRRGRERARRRAAFISNPFGFTKKILGQKRSGHLSCTEEEVNNYLNVSYSDSAREEELGPCRTLITPPEPIVAFNTKEPTLKEVEEVVRAARSNSAPGPSGVPYVVFKRCPRLLKRLWRILRVIWRRGKVAQQWRHAEGVWIPKEESSITIEQFRIISLLSVESKIFFSIVARRMTEFLLRNTYIDTSVQKGGVPKVPGCIEHTGVVTQLIREAREGKGDLAVLWLDLANAYGSIPHKLVEASLDRHHVPDKIKDLILDYYSCFSLRVTSGAVTSAFHRLEKGIITGCTISVVLFSLAMNMLVKSAEVECRGPLSNSGVRQPPIRAFMDDLTVTTTSVPGCRWILQGLVHLISWARMNFKPAKSRSLVVRKGKVSDKFHFFIGDTQIPSVGEKPVKSLGKIYDSTLKDTAALRATSEELGAWLTAVDKSGLPGKFKAWVYQHGILPRLLWPMLVYDVPMTTVECLERKVSSFLRKWLGLPRSLSSIALYGRNNKLTLPFSSLKEEFMVTRAREVLLYRDSSDNRVSSAGIQVKTGRKWCAQEAVDQAESRLRLSELVGPVACGRAGLGSNPRPSYNKAQGKEKRLLIQEEVRAGVEEERCSRTVGMRQQGAWTRWEEAARRKISWTELWRSEPHRIKFLIQSVYDVLPSPSNLHHWGLAENPLCPLCQRVGSLEHILSCCPRALGEGRYRWRHDQVLRVIAETISSGISTSKHQQPARQSIAFVKAGEKPQQHRGEAVGLLATAQDWQLKVDLGKQLKFPENIAVTTLRPDIVLVSETTRQVVLLELTVPWEDRMEEAFERKRAKYEELAGECRSRGWKTRCTPIEVGCRGFAGQSLVWALKMLGVKGLHNRRAIKNISDAAEKASRWLWIKRGDTWSHALKTQAGT; from the coding sequence ATGAAACGGAACGGAACAACGACAATGAGTGCAGTCTGTCCATGTGGCAAAGTCTGCAAGAACCCGCGTGGTCTGAAGATCCACCAGACCAAAATGGGATGTCTGACGAGGACGCAGGTGGTGCAACGCACAGGTCTAGTACCTGGTGAGACGCAAGAGGAGCCCGGCCGGGAGTCAACCCACAGTGCCCAGACCCTCTACGCCCCACAAGCCCTACCTCGCTTCAGGCATTCTGAACACCGCCGGGTCTTGTGGCCTGCTGCCAATAAAGGAAGAGAGTGGCACCAGTTTGATGAGGATCTTGACCAAATTCTGGACGCTACTGCAAGAGGAGGAGCAGACCAGAAATTGCTGTCGATGTCCGCTATGATCATCAGCATAGGTGCCGAAAGATTTGGCGTCAAAGAACAACGGGCAACCAGACTCCAAGGGGAGCCAAATCGACGGGAGGTGAAAATCAGCCAGCTGCGGCAGGAGCTTAGACTGCTTGGACGGCAGTTTAAGGTGGCAAGGGAGGAGGATAAGGCTGGGCTAGCAGAGCTCCGTAGCATGGTGAGGAAAAGACTAACCACCCTCCGCCGAGCAGAGTGGCATAGGAGGAGAGGCAGGGAGAGAGCCAGGAGACGGGCAGCCTTCATCTCAAACCCCTTCGGCTTCACCAAGAAGATCCTCGGGCAGAAAAGAAGCGGCCATCTCTCCTGCACcgaagaggaagtcaacaacTACCTCAATGTCTCCTATAGTGACAGTGCAAGAGAGGAAGAACTTGGGCCATGCAGAACCTTGATAACCCCGCCAGAACCCATCGTGGCATTTAACACCAAAGAGCCAACTTTGAAAGAAGTTGAGGAGGTTGTCAGGGCAGCTAGATCAAATTCAGCACCAGGCCCTAGTGGAGTGCCATATGTAGTCTTCAAGAGGTGCCCCAGACTCTTGAAGAGGCTATGGAGGATCCTCAGGGTCATCTGGAGAAGGGGGAAGGTTGCCCAGCAGTGGAGACATGCAGAGGGTGTATGGATTCCAAAGGAGGAGAGCTCAATAACTATCGAGCAATTCAGAATCATCTCACTCCTCAGCGTAGAAAGCAAGATATTCTTCAGTATTGTTGCCCGGCGCATGACGGAGTTCCTCCTGAGGAATACATACATTGACACCTCGGTGCAGAAGGGAGGAGTTCCAAAGGTCCCAGGATGCATTGAGCACACGGGAGTTGTCACCCAGCTGATCCGGGAGGCACGAGAGGGCAAAGGAGACCTGGCAGTCCTTTGGCTTGACCTCGCCAATGCCTACGGGTCTATCCCACACAAGCTGGTGGAAGCCTCGCTTGATCGACACCATGTCCCAGACAAGATCAAGGACCTCATACTGGACTATTACAGCTGTTTCAGTTTGAGAGTCACTTCTGGAGCTGTGACATCTGCGTTTCATCGCCTTGAGAAGGGCATCATCACGGGGTGTACCATTTCTGTGGTGTTGTTTTCCTTGGCTATGAATATGCTGGTGAAGTCAGCAGAAGTGGAATGCAGAGGACCACTAAGCAACTCAGGTGTGCGACAGCCCCCCATCAGAGCGTTCATGGATGATCTGACGGTAACGACAACATCAGTCCCGGGTTGTAGATGGATCCTCCAAGGCCTCGTGCATCTCATCAGCTGGGCCAGGatgaacttcaagccagccaagtCCAGGTCTCTGGTGGTGAGGAAGGGGAAAGTCTCAGACAAGTTCCACTTCTTTATAGGAGACACCCAGATTCCATCAGTGGGAGAGAAGCCAGTTAAGAGCCTGGGGAAGATCTACGATAGCACCTTAAAGGACACCGCAGCACTCCGTGCAACTTCAGAGGAGTTGGGGGCCTGGCTGACAGCGGTGGATAAGTCAGGGCTACCAGGCAAGTTTAAAGCTTGGGTATACCAACATGGCATCTTGCCTCGACTCCTCTGGCCAATGCTGGTCTACGACGTGCCAATGACCACCGTCGAGTGCCTCGAGAGGAAGGTTAGCTCTTTCTTGAGGAAGTGGCTGGGCCTTCCACGAAGCCTCAGCAGCATCGCACTGTACGGGAGGAACAACAAGTTGACTCTGCCCTTCAGCAGTCTGAAGGAGGAGTTTATGGTGACCCGAGCGAGAGAGGTGCTGCTGTATAGGGACTCAAGCGACAACAGAGTCTCCTCGGCTGGCATACAGGTGAAGACCGGCAGGAAGTGGTGCGCTCAAGAGGCAGTCGACCAGGCTGAGTCCCGCCTGCGGCTCAGCGAGCTGGTGGGACCAGTGGCATGCGGACGAGCAGGACTTGGGAGCAACCCAAGACCTTCCTACAACAAGGCACAGGGGAAGGAGAAGCGCCTGCTTATCCAGGAAGAGGTTCGGGCAGGGGTGGAAGAAGAGCGCTGCAGTAGGACAGTAGGAATGCGGCAGCAGGGGGCGTGgacccggtgggaagaggcagCTCGCCGGAAGATCTCGTGGACAGAGCTTTGGCGATCTGAGCCACACCGGATCAAGTTCCTCATCCAGTCGGTCTACGACGTCCTACCAAGCCCATCCAATCTCCACCACTGGGGCCTGGCTGAGAACCCACTGTGCCCGCTTTGCCAAAGGGTCGGATCGCTGGAGCACATCCTGAGTTGCTGCCCACGAGCACTGGGAGAGGGACGTTACCGCTGGCGTCACGACCAAGTGCTGCGAGTCATTGCGGAGACCATCAGCTCAGGGATCTCCACCAGCAAACACCAACAGCCAGCAAGGCAATCCATCGCCTTCGTTAAAGCTGGGGAGAAACCACAGCAGCATCGGGGTGAAGCAGTTGGTCTCCTGGCAACAGCCCAGGACTGGCAGTTGAAAGTCGACCTAGGGAAACAGCTCAAGTTCCCAGAGAACATCGCGGTGACCACACTCAGGCCTGACATCGTCCTTGTGTCAGAAACAACAAGGCAAGTGGTCCTGCTGGAATTGACTGTTCCCTGGGAAGACAGGATGGAGGAGGCTTTTGAGAGGAAGAGAGCCAAGTATGAGGAGCTGGCAGGTGAATGCCGAAGTAGGGGATGGAAGACCCGGTGCACTCCCATAGAGGTCGGATGCAGAGGATTCGCTGGTCAGTCACTCGTCTGGGCACTCAAGATGTTGGGGGTGAAGGGTCTGCACAACAGGCGAGCCATCAAGAACATCAGTGACGCAGCAGAGAAGGCGTCAAGATGGCTGTGGATCAAGCGGGGTGACACGTGGTCACATGCTCTTAAGACACAAGCCGGGACTTGA
- the LOC144033646 gene encoding uncharacterized protein LOC144033646, translating into MKRNGTTTMSAVCPCGKVCKNPRGLKIHQTKMGCLTRTQVVQRTGLVPGETQEEPGRESTHSAQTLYAPQALPRFRHSEHRRVLWPAANKGREWHQFDEDLDQILDATARGGADQKLLSMSAMIISIGAERFGVKEQRATRLQGEPNRREVKISQLRQELRLLGRQFKVAREEDKAGLAELRSMVRKRLTTLRRAEWHRRRGRERARRRAAFISNPFGFTKKILGQKRSGHLSCTEEEVNNYLNVSYSDSAREEELGPCRTLITPPEPIVAFNTKEPTLKEVEEVVRAARSNSAPGPSGVPYVVFKRCPRLLKRLWRILRVIWRRGKVAQQWRHAEGVWIPKEESSITIEQFRIISLLSVESKIFFSIVARRMTEFLLRNTYIDTSVQKGGVPKVPGCIEHTGVVTQLIREAREGKGDLAVLWLDLANAYGSIPHKLVEASLDRHHVPDKIKDLILDYYSCFSLRVTSGAVTSAFHRLEKGIITGCTISVVLFSLAMNMLVKSAEVECRGPLSNSGVRQPPIRAFMDDLTVTTTSVPGCRWILQGLVHLISWARMNFKPAKSRSLVVRKGKVSDKFHFFIGDTQIPSVGEKPVKSLGKIYDSTLKDTAALRATSEELGAWLTAVDKSGLPGKFKAWVYQHGILPRLLWPMLVYDVPMTTVECLERKVSSFLRKWLGLPRSLSSIALYGRNNKLTLPFSSLKEEFMVTRAREVLLYRDSSDNRVSSAGIQVKTGRKWCAQEAVDQAESRLRHSELVGPVACGRAGLGSNPRPSYNKAQGKEKRLLIQEEVRAGVEEERCSRTVGMRQQGAWTRWEEAARRKISWTELWRSEPHRIKFLIQSVYDVLPSPSNLHHWGLAENPLCPLCQRVGSLEHILSCCPRALGEGRYRWRHDQVLRVIAETISSGISTSKHQQPARQSIAFVKAGEKPQQHRGEAVGLLATAQDWQLKVDLGKQLKFPENIAVTTLRPDIVLVSETTRQVVLLELTVPWEDRMEEAFERKRAKYEELAGECRSRGWKTRCTPIEVGCRGFAGQSLVWALKMLGVKGLHNRRAIKNISDAAEKASRWLWIKRGDTWSHALKTQAGT; encoded by the coding sequence ATGAAACGGAACGGAACAACGACAATGAGTGCAGTCTGTCCATGTGGCAAAGTCTGCAAGAACCCGCGTGGTCTGAAGATCCACCAGACCAAAATGGGATGTCTGACGAGGACGCAGGTGGTGCAACGCACAGGTCTAGTACCTGGTGAGACGCAAGAGGAGCCCGGCCGGGAGTCAACCCACAGTGCCCAGACCCTCTACGCCCCACAAGCCCTACCTCGCTTCAGGCATTCTGAACACCGCCGGGTCTTGTGGCCTGCTGCCAATAAAGGAAGAGAGTGGCACCAGTTTGATGAGGATCTTGACCAAATTCTGGACGCTACTGCAAGAGGAGGAGCAGACCAGAAATTGCTGTCGATGTCCGCTATGATCATCAGCATAGGTGCCGAAAGATTTGGCGTCAAAGAACAACGGGCAACCAGACTCCAAGGGGAGCCAAATCGACGGGAGGTGAAAATCAGCCAGCTGCGGCAGGAGCTTAGACTGCTTGGACGGCAGTTTAAGGTGGCAAGGGAGGAGGATAAGGCTGGGCTAGCAGAGCTCCGTAGCATGGTGAGGAAAAGACTAACCACCCTCCGCCGAGCAGAGTGGCATAGGAGGAGAGGCAGGGAGAGAGCCAGGAGACGGGCAGCCTTCATCTCAAACCCCTTCGGCTTCACCAAGAAGATCCTCGGGCAGAAAAGAAGCGGCCATCTCTCCTGCACcgaagaggaagtcaacaacTACCTCAATGTCTCCTATAGTGACAGTGCAAGAGAGGAAGAACTTGGGCCATGCAGAACCTTGATAACCCCGCCAGAACCCATCGTGGCATTTAACACCAAAGAGCCAACTTTGAAAGAAGTTGAGGAGGTTGTCAGGGCAGCTAGATCAAATTCAGCACCAGGCCCTAGTGGAGTGCCATATGTAGTCTTCAAGAGGTGCCCCAGACTCTTGAAGAGGCTATGGAGGATCCTCAGGGTCATCTGGAGAAGGGGGAAGGTTGCCCAGCAGTGGAGACATGCAGAGGGTGTATGGATTCCAAAGGAGGAGAGCTCAATAACTATCGAGCAATTCAGAATCATCTCACTCCTCAGCGTAGAAAGCAAGATATTCTTCAGTATTGTTGCCCGGCGCATGACGGAGTTCCTCCTGAGGAATACATACATTGACACCTCGGTGCAGAAGGGAGGAGTTCCAAAGGTCCCAGGATGCATTGAGCACACGGGAGTTGTCACCCAGCTGATCCGGGAGGCACGAGAGGGCAAAGGAGACCTGGCAGTCCTTTGGCTTGACCTCGCCAATGCCTACGGGTCTATCCCACACAAGCTGGTGGAAGCCTCGCTTGATCGACACCATGTCCCAGACAAGATCAAGGACCTCATACTGGACTATTACAGCTGTTTCAGTTTGAGAGTCACTTCTGGAGCTGTGACATCTGCGTTTCATCGCCTTGAGAAGGGCATCATCACGGGGTGTACCATTTCTGTGGTGTTGTTTTCCTTGGCTATGAATATGCTGGTGAAGTCAGCAGAAGTGGAATGCAGAGGACCACTAAGCAACTCAGGTGTGCGACAGCCCCCCATCAGAGCGTTCATGGATGATCTGACGGTAACGACAACATCAGTCCCGGGTTGTAGATGGATCCTCCAAGGCCTCGTGCATCTCATCAGCTGGGCCAGGatgaacttcaagccagccaagtCCAGGTCTCTGGTGGTGAGGAAGGGGAAAGTCTCAGACAAGTTCCACTTCTTTATAGGAGACACCCAGATTCCATCAGTGGGAGAGAAGCCAGTTAAGAGCCTGGGGAAGATCTACGATAGCACCTTAAAGGACACCGCAGCACTCCGTGCAACTTCAGAGGAGTTGGGGGCCTGGCTGACAGCGGTGGATAAGTCAGGGCTACCAGGCAAGTTTAAAGCTTGGGTATACCAACATGGCATCTTGCCTCGACTCCTCTGGCCAATGCTGGTCTACGACGTGCCAATGACCACCGTCGAGTGCCTCGAGAGGAAGGTTAGCTCTTTCTTGAGGAAGTGGCTGGGCCTTCCACGAAGCCTCAGCAGCATCGCACTGTACGGGAGGAACAACAAGTTGACTCTGCCCTTCAGCAGTCTGAAGGAGGAGTTTATGGTGACCCGAGCGAGAGAGGTGCTGCTGTATAGGGACTCAAGCGACAACAGAGTCTCCTCGGCTGGCATACAGGTGAAGACCGGCAGGAAGTGGTGCGCTCAAGAGGCAGTCGACCAGGCTGAGTCCCGCCTGCGGCACAGCGAGCTGGTGGGACCAGTGGCATGCGGACGAGCAGGACTTGGGAGCAACCCAAGACCTTCCTACAACAAGGCACAGGGGAAGGAGAAGCGCCTGCTTATCCAGGAAGAGGTTCGGGCAGGGGTGGAAGAAGAGCGCTGCAGTAGGACAGTAGGAATGCGGCAGCAGGGGGCGTGgacccggtgggaagaggcagCTCGCCGGAAGATCTCGTGGACAGAGCTTTGGCGATCTGAGCCACACCGGATCAAGTTCCTCATCCAGTCGGTCTACGACGTCCTACCAAGCCCATCCAATCTCCACCACTGGGGCCTGGCTGAGAACCCACTGTGCCCGCTTTGCCAAAGGGTCGGATCGCTGGAGCACATCCTGAGTTGCTGCCCACGAGCACTGGGAGAGGGACGTTACCGCTGGCGTCACGACCAAGTGCTGCGAGTCATTGCGGAGACCATCAGCTCAGGGATCTCCACCAGCAAACACCAACAGCCAGCAAGGCAATCCATCGCCTTCGTTAAAGCTGGGGAGAAACCACAGCAGCATCGGGGTGAAGCAGTTGGTCTCCTGGCAACAGCCCAGGACTGGCAGTTGAAAGTCGACCTAGGGAAACAGCTCAAGTTCCCAGAGAACATCGCGGTGACCACACTCAGGCCTGACATCGTCCTTGTGTCAGAAACAACAAGGCAAGTGGTCCTGCTGGAATTGACTGTTCCCTGGGAAGACAGGATGGAGGAGGCTTTTGAGAGGAAGAGAGCCAAGTATGAGGAGCTGGCAGGTGAATGCCGAAGTAGGGGATGGAAGACCCGGTGCACTCCCATAGAGGTCGGATGCAGAGGATTCGCTGGTCAGTCACTCGTCTGGGCACTCAAGATGTTGGGGGTGAAGGGTCTGCACAACAGGCGAGCCATCAAGAACATCAGTGACGCAGCAGAGAAGGCGTCAAGATGGCTGTGGATCAAGCGGGGTGACACGTGGTCACATGCTCTTAAGACACAAGCCGGGACTTGA